The Rhinoraja longicauda isolate Sanriku21f chromosome 25, sRhiLon1.1, whole genome shotgun sequence genome has a window encoding:
- the LOC144606028 gene encoding beta-crystallin B1-like — protein sequence MSQTTKSTTQEKGTAPVATPGFKNPKTREPALGNFKIYIYEQENFQGRFVEFSSECVNLCDRNFDRVGSVRVDCGPWVAYEQANFRGEMFILEKGEYPRWDSWSNSYRSDRFMSFRPVCMDNQEHKISLYEMAEFQGNKMEIMEDDIPSLWAYGFSDRVGSVRVHSGTWVGYQYPGYRGYQYLFEMGDFKHWNEWCAQQPLMQSIRRLRDMQWHQKGCFQVTSK from the exons ATGTCTCAGACCACAAAGAGCACCACCCAGGAGAAGGGCACTGCCCCTGTTGCCACCCCAGGCTTCAAGAACCCAAAGACCAGAGAACCAGCATTGGGCAACTTCAAG ATCTACATTTACGAGCAGGAGAACTTCCAGGGGCGATTCGTCGAGTTCTCCAGCGAGTGCGTTAACCTGTGCGACCGCAACTTCGACCGAGTGGGCAGCGTCCGTGTGGACTGTGGACC CTGGGTTGCCTACGAGCAGGCAAACTTCCGTGGTGAGATGTTCATCTTGGAGAAGGGCGAGTATCCACGCTGGGATTCCTGGTCCAACAGCTACAGGAGTGATCGTTTCATGTCCTTCCGCCCCGTCTGCATG GATAACCAAGAACATAAAATCAGCCTGTACGAAATGGCCGAGTTCCAAGGAAACAAGATGGAGATTATGGAGGATGACATTCCCAGTCTGTGGGCCTATGGATTCAGTGACCGAGTGGGCAGTGTGAGAGTCCACAGTGGAAC ATGGGTTGGCTACCAGTACCCTGGATACAGAGGCTACCAGTACCTGTTTGAGATGGGAGACTTCAAGCACTGGAACGAGTGGTGCGCCCAGCAGCCTCTGATGCAGTCCATCCGCAGGCTGAGGGACATGCAGTGGCATCAGAAGGGTTGCTTCCAGGTGACCAGCAAGTGA